TGATCCATGGTGGGCTGGCATTTCAGCTTTTACGGTTGCACATGCGGATTGGAGCGGTGTCTTCTCCAAGTCTTTCCAACGCTTGCTTGGGACCATTACTGGTGGTGTTCTGGGCTTTATGGTGGCCTATGCCGTACGCAATGAGCCTCTTTTGCAAGCTGCTGTGCTGTTCGCGCTGGGTGCCCTTGCCACCTATAAGCACTTAACAACGTCCTACGGGTATGCGTGGTTGCTGGGCATTGCGACTGCATTGATCGCCATGTACTTCTCTCTCTGGGATATTGAGCAGATGTATGAAAGGGTTCTGGACAGGATTTTCTGTGTGTGCATCGGCGTCCTTGTTGCCGGCCTTGGCACTTACCTGCTGGCGTTGCCCAAGCACTTTCGAACAAGTACTGTGATGGTGCACGGGGACCCCAAAACCCTGCCCTATAAGTGGATTATCCGCATGTCCTTATGCGGAGGGAGCGTTGCAGTGACAGCGCCCATTGTATTTGCGGGCCATGACCTGACAGCGATGATGCAGATTGTGTTTACATCTCTCGTATGCCTTTCAGGAAATATTACCAGCATTCGCCACTTGGCCGCCGCCCGCTTTCTTGGCTGTGGTGTTGGCGGCTCTTTGGGCATTTTCTTTGTGATGCTCGGCATTCAGTCCTTTTTCCTTTGGGCAATCCTGTTTTTCTTTGCCATGTTTTTTCTGGCGGGCTGGCATCACAATGGCACGCGCTGGGCCTATGCGGGCACGCAAGCGGGATTTGCCTTTATTATTTGTGCAATGACCACAAGCGGGCCAGTGGCCTCCATTCTCCCTGTATTGGACCGTTTCTACGGTATTTTCATAGGGATCATCCTGACGCTGGTCTACCTAGCTCTCTTCGGCATTGCTCAAGGTGAGAAACTTTCTTGGCTGGTGAGGCGAGAGGACCGCTTTAATGAAAAATAATGGGAGTGTTCTTATAGAAGTTTCAAAGATATGTGCGCTTAGATCCTTAGCAGGACCCTCAGAGTTTAGGCAGCGATAACTTGCGCTCACGCTGGCGCTTTCAGAAAAAGGCTTTATGGATCATAGGGAAAAAATAAGACCTTATTTTCATCACCACGAAGCGCTGCGAACGGCGTTTATTGTGACGCTAGGTGCATTTCTGGCTTTAATCGTGCAGGCAAATGACCCTTGGTGGGCGGCAATCTCTGCTTTTACTGTTTCTAATGCGGACTGGAGAGGTTTTTTTGCAAAAGCAATCCAGCGTACGCTTGGAACAGTTGTCGGTGGTCTGTCAGGGTTTGCAATCGCTTATGCCCTTCGTGATGATCCGATTCTGCAGGCTGTTGTCCTTTTTGTCCTCTCTGCCCTGTCTATCTATAAAAACCTGACCAGTTATTTTGGCTATGCGTGGCTGCTTGGCACTGCCACAGCGATGATCCCCTTCTATTACTCCATTCTTGATATTGAACAGATGTACGAGGCTATGCAAGACCGCATCGTCACGGTTTGCCTCGGCATTCTTGCAGCTGCCGCCGTCTCTGTTCTTCTTTCCCCACCCCACAAGTGGCGGGCCAGTATCACCATGAGCCACATGGATATGGGTATACTGCCAAGGCGCTGGGTGTGGCGCACGTCTCTGTCTGCCGGACTGGTGGCGTTGACGGCTCCCATCTTGTTTGCGGGGCATGATCTGGGGGGCATGATCCAGATCGTCTTCACGTCTCTTGTGTGTTTGGCAGGTGATATTTCCAGCATACGGCACATCGCTCTTTCAAGGTTTATTGGCTGCGCGGTGGGTGGGTCGCTGGGTCTTTTGGTGGTGATGATGGGAATTCAGTACTTTCCGCTGTGGGTTCTCATGTTCTTTGTGGGAATGTACATGATCGCGGGCTGGCATCACAACGGAACCCGCTGGGCCTATGCGGGGACGCAAGCCGGTTTTGCTTTTATTGTATGTGTCATGACCTCAAGCGGACCGGTGGACTCTATCAGGCCGGTGCTGGACCGTTTCAATGGCATTGTCATCGGCATCAGCATGACGCTGCTCTTCATGGTTCTCATAGGTATCGCGCAGGGCGAGGCGTTTTTATGGTGGAGACGAAAAACGGATCCGATAGATGAAAAGTGAGAGGGCCACCCGTCAAAGATAGGGCCCCCACTCCCAGTACTCAAAGGAAATGTGCTAATTCAGAACTTCCTCGGTAAGGGCAAGGGCGGCCTTGACGCGCTCACCATTGGGGTAAATCTTGTTGGCCAGCACCACAATGCCCAGCCGCTCGCTTGGGACCATAGCAATATAAGCACCGAATCCGCGAGTGGATCCTGTTTTATGAATAAAGACGGCCTCTTTTGACGTCTCAGGCTTCTCAAGTCTGCCCACCGGATGCGGGTTTCCTGCGTATTTAAAGGTGGATGCCACCTCCAACGCCGCACGGGGTGCAGGCCACGGGTAACGTTCCCACACCATCGCTTGAGTAAAATAGTCCGTCTTCGTTTGCCCTTGGTGGGTGCGCTCCACGGCAGCATTGATCTCGCTTGGCAGATTGCTTTCTCCCAATTGGTAGTCAAGATAGGCCAGCATATCGTTTGCGGTGGATTTCACAGAGTAGGACTGCGCTCCAAAAATTCCAGTGGAGGAGCGGATGGGTTTGTTGCCTTTGCGCGCATACCCGTAGGCGTAATTACCCATCAAGCTTTCACGAACGTCTACGCCTGTGCTGGAAAGGCCCATGAGGGAGAGCGTTTCTTCCAGCGCCTGAGGATAGGTGGTTTTCATAGCGCTTGCGGTCGCCGCGCCCAAAAGGCCAATGCCCATATTGGAATAGCTTCTCACGTCCCCGCCTTCAAGGGGCTCCCAGTCATTGCCCAGATAGCTCAAAAGTTCTGCTTCACTCTTGGTGTGCTTGGGGGTGAAAAGGGAGAGGCCCTTATTCGTGTGGGTGGCCAGATCCATGACAGAGATCCGATCGAACGGGCTTCCTTTCAGCTCGTCAAGGTACGTGGACACGGGCTGGTGCAAGTCCAGCACGCCGCGTTGCTCAGCCAGTGCGGCGACTGTTGCGGCAAATGTCTTGCTTACCGAGCCAAGTTCAAAAATTGTTTCCCCTGTCACGGGGCGCCGGTTTTTACGCTCTGCCAGTCCCTGTGAATATGTATAGTGCTTGCCTTGATAGGTTATGCCAACGGCGAGGCCGGGAATATCAAAGGTCTCCATGAGGGGGCTAAAGATTTCCTCGACTGCCCTATCGAATTCATCCTGTGTGAAAGCCTGCGCCGACACGGTGAGAAGTAGAAAGGCAGCAGTTGCTGCAAAACCGGTTTTTCTAATCATTTTACCTGCAATATTAGTGGGAGTTTATAGGAATATGGAGTAGCTCGCTAAAGTCGATCACAAGAAAAGTTCTGGTTAATTTCGTCTAAATTATGTCATTGGTTGTGGTAGATGTTGCAACACTGCGACAAGGAAATTTTGTTCTGTGCACTATCTGGATGACCTATGAGTGATAAAAGAAAAGAGCCGTCTTTGAGGGAAGAGGATCAAGATGCGAATCGGTTCGGCGGTTCGCCTTGGGAGGTCTTAAAGGTCTTCAGCAAGCTGGGCGTAACTTCCTTCGGCGGGCCTATTGCGCATTTGGGCTACTTCCGGCACGAGCTGGTGGAAAGGCGCAGGTGGCTGGGTGAAGAGCGCTATGCGGACCTTGTGGCCCTGTGCCAGTTTCTGCCCGGTCCTGCCAGTTCGCAGGTTGGCTTTGCGCTGGGCTTGCTGCGGGCAGGGCCTTTGGGCGCACTAGCTGCATTCATCGGTTTCACACTACCCTCTGTGGTGATAATGGTCGCCTTTGCCTATGGGGCGAACCTGTTTGGCGGCCCAATTGGCTCCGGCATTATTCATGGGTTGAAGTTAGTAGCTGTTGCGGTTGTCTCGCAAGCGGTGTGGGGCATGGCCCGCAGCCTGTGCCCGGATAAGGAACGGGCGGCCATTGCTCTTGTTGCCTTATTTATAGTGGTGTTAATTACCAGCGCCGCAGGACAGATTTTTGCAATTGGTATAGGGGCAGTCTTGGGCCTTTGGCTTTGCCGTTCACCTATTGAAAGCGCGCAGCCTCACATTGCCTTTCCAGTGAACCGGCCGGTCGCTATTGCCAGTCGCACTTGTTTATTTCTGCTGTTTTTTGGCCTACCCTTTCTATCGATCGGAAAAGAGCAGCATTTTCTTTCAGTATTCGACGGTTTTTTCAGGGCAGGAGCTCTTGTTTTTGGCGGCGGGCATGTGGTGTTGCCGCTGTTGGAAAATTCGGTGGTAGAGCCGGGCTGGGTGAGTGAGCAGACATTCCTTGCCGGTTACGGCGCAGCTCAAGCTATCCCCGGTCCTTTATTCACCTTCGCCAGTTTTCTGGGGGCGTCCATGTCCGAGGGGGGCATGGGGCTTTGGTACGCACTCATTGCTACTATTGGTATATTCCTCCCCGGCTTTTTGATTCTCATCGGTGTATTGCCGTTCTGGAACACGATATCCACCAAATCCCTACCGCGGGCTGCCATGCGCGGCGCTAATGCAGCTGTTGTGGGCATTTTGGGTGCAGCTCTTTATTCGCCAGTGTTCACCAGTGCGGTGCAGACAAAACTGGACTTAGCTCTGGCGCTCAGCGGGTTTACTTTGCTGGTGGTGTGGAAGCTGCCGCCATGGGTGGTTGTGCTGTTGCTCGCTTTTTGTGGGATGCTGGTTTCTATGTATGGTTAAGGAAGCCAGATGGAGGATGAGTATAGTGTATCGACATGAAAATAATGATTAATTTATGGATTTAGATAACTGGTTTGGGTATTTTTCGGTCATACCTACTGGTAGCAACTGCTAGGGATCGCACCCAGTTCCCTTAAATGCCGAATACCATTGGCATACTAATAGGCTGTCTAAATTACTCAGCTAAAAGTATAAATGCAACCGCACCTGAAAACTGCGAAAGTTGGTACATAGTATTGTCTTCAAGCGAGTAGCCCGTAAAGGAGGTATTTGCTAGGGCATTTTGAAAAAATGAGAGCATTGGGACATGTTACGATATTCAAGCCGTCAGGGGGCACTTGATGGACTCTGCGGCATTTATTCAATTATTAATTCGGTAGCTCTGATTAGCCCCAAAGGTATGGGTGATGAGGATCGATCTACGCAATTTATGAGCTTAGTGAACTTACTCGATGATGGCAGGAGTATCGGGGAAATTATTCATGAAGGAATTGGGTTTCGTAAACTCGGCGAGCTTATTGATGTTTGTAGTCGCCGCAGACGACGTAGTACTGGGGTAGATGTTCATCGGCGCGTAGCTATGAAGCAAGACCCGAAGAGCTTTAGTGAGTTTTGGGAACTCCTTCAGGAGCATGTTGACGTTGATCGTAAACAAACAGCCATACTTGGTATGAGTGGCAAGTATGATCACTGGACAGTGGTAAAAACCATATCCGAAAAGCGAATTGAGCTACAGGATTCTGATGGCTTGCACTATCTAAATCGAGCACAGTGCGGATTAGAAGAAACTGAAAAAATTAGGCATATACTCTGGCCAACCCAGACTTACCTTCTAAGTTCAGTACCCTTTGATGAGGTTCTTGACGGTTAAATACATAGTCCAATTTAAGAGGCCATTCTCGTGTTCCCTAACCAACGTACTGAGCCATAGAGCTAGAACGTGGTTTGGCACCAGAACTTACGATGCCAAACCTCTGGTAACTTTATTACCCGTCTAAAACGGGGGCTTAAGCCGCAATGTTGGCAAATGCGCTTTCAAACAAGGCGCGCCCTTCAAGGCCGCCATGCAGGTTTTCAATCAGGTTTTCAGGGTGGGGCATCATACCCAGCACATTGCCTTTTGCGTTGGTCACGCCCGCAATGTCGTTGATGGAGCCGTTGGGGTTGGTTCCCTCTGCATAGCGGAAGGCGACCTGTCCGTGATCCTCAATCTGCTTGAGGGTCTGAGCGTCTGCAAAGTAGTTGCCGTCATGGTGGGCAACAGGGCAGCGCCATACCGCGCCCTTTTCCATGCCAGCAGTAAAGGCTGTGTTGGTGTTCACCGTCTCCAGCTTCACTTCCTTACAAACGAAGTGCAAGGAGGCATTGCGCATCAAGGCACCGGGCAAAAGTTCCGCTTCGGTGAGCATCTGGAAGCCATTACAAACGCCCATTACATGGCGTCCTTGCTCCGCTGCTGCCTTGATAGCGCCCATGATAGGGGAGCGGGCAGCAATAGCGCCGGAGCGCAAGTAATCGCCATAGGAAAAGCCGCCGGGCAGGACAACCAGATCCGCATCTGGAAGAACTGTTTCCGTATGCCATACGGTGGCAACGGGCTTGCCGGAAATCTGCTCCAGCGCCTTGATCATATCGCGATCACGGTTGGAGCCGGGAAAGAGGATAACCACTGATTTCATAGGTACAACTCTCGAAGGTTACCTTAAAGAAGAAGGAGAACTGCCAGCACCGACAGGGCGGCGGGCAAGAGGATAAACACAGCGGCTTTAATGATCATAAACCTGATGATTTTACCGGTGTCATCGCTCATGGTCGGCTCCTAGAGAATTTCGATTGCGTAGTTTTCAATCACCGTATTGGCCAGCAGCTTCTCGCACATCTTTTCAATATCGGCTTTGGCGGCTTCTTGATCGCGTTCAGAAATTTCCAGATCAAAAACCTTTCCCTGACGAACTCCGGCAATGCCCTCAAAACCCAGCGAGCCAAGTGAGCCTTCAATTGCTTTTCCTTGTGGGTCAAGAACGCCGTTTTTGAGTGTCACGGTTACGCGTGCCTTCATGGTATTTCCGATCCTTTAAAGTATGTCGGTTTGCTATGCTATGTGCGTCTCTCAAAGGCAGAGAGAACAGGCTGCTCTTACGCGCGTTTCTTAACGCGCGAATCTTTTTCAAGAAAGCAAAAAACAAAAAAGGGCAGCAATTTTGCCGCCCTTCATAGGTCTAGGTTTTTAGGGTGCCAAACTGGCTAGACCCTATTTAACCAGAACAGGGCCTGAGCCGGAGGGGCGCTCGTTATCGATCAAAATACCAAGGCGCCGGGCAACATCTTGATAGGCCTCAACCATGCCGCCCATATTCTGGCGGAACCGGTCCTTGTCCATCTTCTCGTTGCTTTCCACATCCCACAGGCGGCAGCTGTCGGGAGAGATCTCGTCGGCAAGCACAACGCGCATCAAATCACCGTCAATGTGGCGTCCCATTTCGATTTTAAAATCAACAAGACGAATGCCAACGGCAATGAACATGCCCGAAAGGAAGTCATTGATGCGGATGGCCATAGCCATCATGTCATCCAGCTCCTGCGGAGTGGCCCAGCCGAAGGAGGTGATATGTTCCTCAGAGACCAGCGGGTCACCCAGCTCGTCGTTCTTATAGTAGAACTCGATAATGGAGCGGGGCAGGCGCGTGCCTTCCTGAACACCCAAACGCTTACACAAAGAACCGGCAGCAACGTTGCGCACCACCACTTCAATCGGAATCACTTCCACTTCATGGATAAGCTGCTCGCGCATGTTCAGGCGGCGAATAAAGTGGGTTGGAATACCCAGATTATTCAGGTGGTTGAAAATGTACTCGGAAATCCGGTTATTCAGAACCCCCTTACCATCAATAACCTCGTGTTTTTGGTTATTAAAAGCAGTTGCGTCGTCTTTGAAATGCTGAATTAGCGTTCCGGGCTCTGGTCCTTCGTAAAGGATTTTAGCCTTGCCCTCGTAAATACGTCGGCGGCGATTCATGGCAGTTACCACTGTTCTTAGAGAGTCCAATGAGCAAACTATAGTTCGAAGGGCGCATCCATGGCAAATAGGATCAGTCTAGTCTGGTTACTGAATATGCCGATTTACCCTAAATGCGACAAACAAAAAGCTACTCTGTGTTGCGGCGCGGAACTTAACCGACTTTTGCACAAATCACAAATACCTATTTGGGATGAGGTTTAGATAGGAAAATGCGCTCTGTTTGACATATCTCTTTGAACTCAGTTGATCCTGTGTTTAGATACAACCACATTTTCCTAGGTTCATCGGGAGGGATATCCCCGATATATCGGAGGGCGAATATGACAACATTTGACGATCGTGAAAAAAGTTTTGAAGGGACTTTCTCAGCAACTGAGCAAACCCGCTTTAAAGCTGTTGCGCGCAGAAATAAACTGCTGGGCCTGTGGGCCGCGGAAAAACTGGCGCTTGATACCGCTAAAACCGAAGAGTTGACCACCTCTCTCGTTTCCGCAGAAATTAGCCACCCAGATGGCGATGAAGTTTTCAAAATAGTCTATGAATCCCTTCAGGCGGGCGGAGTTGACCAATCAGAACATCAAGTGCGGCGCACCATGGACCAGCTTCTGGCGCAGGCCCATGAAGAGCTCAAGCAAAACGTTTGAATTAAGAAACCATTTTAGGAAAGCCGGTGCCGTAAAGCGCCGGCTTTTTCTTGGCGCGCTCAAAAGAGGCGCAGGACCTTATTGTCCGATACCCGCAGATTTTCCATAAAAATAAAATTTGATCATATCTTACCAGCTCAATTTAGCTGAATGTGGTTTAGTTATCTTCTTGAAAAAGATCTGCCCATTTAGGCTATAGTGTCATTCAGCGGTATTCGATGAGGCGTGCGCTAAAGTGGTTTCAAAAGGATCGGAGAGGACACGATGACGATCAAATCTATGCTTTTTGAAAAACTGACAGCAGGCGAGGTTGTTGTGGGGGGCTGGTCCACACTCGGGCAAAGCGCCTTGTGCGAACTTTATGCACGGGCGGGCTATAGCGCTGTCACTCTGGATACCCAGCATGGTCAGATTACTGATGAGGAACTGCGCGAAGCCGTGGTGAGCTTGGCCCATTGCGGTGTCGATCCGGTCATGCGCATTCGCGTGGGGGATTTTGCAAAGGCCAGCTGGGCGCTGGACCTTGGCGTGCATGCGATCATCGCGCCCATGATCAACACGGTGGAAGACGCTAAAAAACTGGTGGAGTTCACCAAGTACCCACCTGTGGGTGCGCGCAGTTATGGTCCGCTGGGAGCTGCCCGCCTTCAAGGAACTGACGAGCAAACCTACTTTAAAGACGCTAACTCCCGCATTTTGTGTTTGGCCATGATCGAAAGTGAAGAGGCGCTGTGCAATCTGGATGATATTATCAAGGTTGAGGGGCTGGACGGCGTTTTCGTCGGCCCTTCCGACCTTTCAATTTCCATCACCAGCGGTGTGAGTGTGGACCCCTTCTCAAGGCGTTCCGAAACACTGCACGAAAACATCGCCGAAAAGGCAGTGGAACATGGAAAGATCGCCGGTATCTACGCCATAACCCCCAAACACGCCCGCGATTGCGCCAAAGCCGGATACACCTTCATTTGCTACGGAACAGACGTGGTTCTGTTTAACGAGGCAGCCAGTGCGGCTGCAAATGTGCTGGCGGAGTGAGGTAAAAAGAAGGGCCGCATGATGTGGCCCTCCATGTTCTTTGGGCTAAATCTTAGGCGCACGCTTTTCTAATCGCGTCCATGTTGGCGCGGTAGCTGTCTACGCTGCCGCCTTTAAACACAGCAGATCCAGCCACGAGTGTGTCGGCTCCGGCGTTCGTCACCAGCGGGGCCGTTTCAGGGGTGATGCCGCCATCAATCTGGATGCGGATCGGGCGATCCCCGATCATTTGTTTCACACGGCGGGTCTTCTCCACCATACCCTCAATAAACTTCTGGCCACCAAATCCGGGGTTTACTGTCATGATCAAAATCATGTCGAGGCTGTCCAGAACGTATTCCAGTGTGCTTTCTGGCGTGGACGGGTTCAAGGAAACCCCTGCCTTTTTGCCTAGACCACGAATGGCCTGCAATGAACGATGCAGGTGTTTTGTGGCTTCTGCATGAACGGTGATGTAGTCGGACCCGGCCTTGGCAAAGGCTTCCAGATAAGGGTCGCAGGGTTCGATCATCAAATGGGTGTCGAAAATCTTGTCACTATGCGGGCGAATGGAAGAGATAACAGCGGGGCCAAAGCTGATGTTGGGAACAAAATGCCCATCCATCACGTCCAGATGGATCCAGTCGGCACCGGCCTTGGAGACATCTTTGACTTCCTGTCCGAGCTTGGAAAAATCAGCGGCAAGAACTGAAGGGGCGATAACGAGTGGATTGGTCATGTCTTACTTCCAGCAGCAACAAAAACAGATGGCATGGCGCTATCACGGCAAGATGCATGGTGCAAGATGGGGGGGCTGGTATTTGGTTCTAATATCTGCGCAATTTCAAAGCTGGGAGCTAAGGGATCAGGCAAATATCCATGGTTTTCAGCTGGGGAAATCACTCCCGTCGTTCGCTTGCCACTGCTTTTGCCGCTCCCGCGCTTCTTTAATATAGTGATTGTCTGGTGTTTCAGCTTCTGCCTGATCCAGAAGCCGGTTTGATGCTTCTTCGAGACTCTCCGTAAGAATTTTCATGAATTCGTCTTGAGGCAAATTCGGAGGGATAGCAGGAAGAACCTGTGCCCGAATGGTTCCAGGTGGGCAGAAAAAACCGTGCCGCGGCCAGTAGGCGCCTGAGTTCACTGCGATGGGAATAACGGGGCACCCCAACTCATTGTAGAGGTTACAGATGCCAAGCTTATATTTTGGAGCGGCCCCAAGAGGTTGGCGGGTCCCTTCCGGGAATATAACAATAGTTCGCCCGTCATTGATTGCTGTTTTGGCATCATCAATCATTTTTGCAACGGTGAGGGATCGCTCCCCCCGATGCACGGTTATAAACTTGTACTTCAGTAAATACCAACCTGTCAGCGGGACATAGGTAAGGTCACGTTTGATGATGTATGCGGAATCTTGAAACAGGGAGTAAAGGGTAATCGCTTCCCATGAGGATTGGTGTTTAATGGCAACTATGCAGCCCCCTTTAGGAATTCTGTCTACATCCAAAATTTCCGATTTTATACCGCCGATCCACCGAAGCTGGAAGCGGGCCATAAGACCCCACCAAGGGTAAACCCAAAGGCCTTTTTTACGCGGTAAAGCAAGAATGGGAGAGATTACAATAAGGTACACAATAGTTGATAGGTAAAACACAATATTGAAAAGGATAGTTCTTAGGATACTCATAGGCACTTTACTCAGGGCAGTTACTTAAAAGATTGGTGTTTTGAAAAGGCTCCAACTTTTAAAAGTAGAGTGCAAGAGTTAGCAACCAGCTGCCAAAGGGCACCTAAACTTCCCCTATGGTTACTGAAATAGTCATTGGTGGTGCTTGTTCTTGTGCCGACTAGAGATTAGGTCAGTGTCTTTGGTTTCTCAGGGGCGCATTCAGTCTTGCCGTTCTCCTGCCACTGTTTTTGCCGCTCACGCGCTGCTTTAAGTAGCGGATTGTCTGGAACTTCTAGTTCTGACTCGTTCAAGAGCCTGTCTGAAGCGCTCTCAATTCTTTGAGATAGCTCTGACATAAATTCTTTTTTGGGAAGGCCTGGTGGAATGGCGGGAAGAAATTCAACGCGAATAGTTCCAGGCGGATTAAGAATGTCACGCCTTGGCCAGTACAGGCCCGAGTTTAAAGCCGCAGGGACAACGGGGCAATTCAGTCTTTTGTAGATAAAGTAGATACCGGATTTGTACTGGGGAACAGCTCCTGGGGCCCTGCGGGTACCCTCTGGAAATATAAGTATATTTCGCTCTTCTTTAATCGCTGCTTTGGCCTGTTTCACCATGTCGCCCATTGCGTGGATACGGCTATCTCTGCGAACAGCAATAAGCTTGAATTTCTTTTCATACCATCCAAAGAGTGGGATGTATAAAAGCTGCTTTTTAATTACAATGGCTTGATCGTGGAGTAAGGCGCACATACCAAACGTGTCCCATGCGGATTGATGCTGGGACGCAACAATACATCCACCTTGGATAATATGTTCGGTTCCTCTAAACTCGGATTTAATTCCGACGAGCCAGCGCAACCAAAACCGCCCCAAAACAGACCAGCACGTCATGACCCACATTCCATACTTTCGCGGTAGCAAGAATACGGGCAGGGCCACAAGCATCAATATCAGGGTAGAGGAATAAAAAGCTGTATTATAAATAAGCGTTCTTATTGTATTCATTCACATATTTTGCCTTCTACATATAACTTTTGATTATTTAGTGTAGAAGAATAAAGTGATTGTCCTGTGGCATGCCTTTGTCAGCACAGATAAAAATTGATTATAGTTACCCGTAGTCGTTAATCATGGTGTTGCTGCCTAGTCGATGTTCTTGAGGTTTTCCGAAATACGGTCGGAAACCGAGAAAAAGACCTCCAGTTCTTCAGGGCTGATGTTCTTTATCATTGCCTCGGAAAATTCAGCTTCAACGGCTTCCACATGGGCGAAAAAGTCATAGCCCTTTTGCGAAAGAATAAGGAGCCTGCTGCGCTTGTCTTCAGGATTGGGTATCCGTTCAACCATTTCATCCTTACAAAGCTCGTCAATTATCCGGCTTATCTGCCCTTTGTCCCGTTTCAGTGTTTTCACCAGATCCATTGAGGTGCATTGGCCGTGGTGCCAGATGTGGCGCATTGCCCGCAGTTGTTGGGGAGCAAACTCCATTCTCTTAACTTCGGCCATCCTGCTAACCAGTTGCATTTTGACGTCGAAGTGGAGCCTGAGAGCAACCTCATGAATGGTACGTTTTTTCTGCATTCTACGAACTTCCTTTTCACCGGCTCTGCGAGCGCTCAAACCCGAGTGAATTCATTCCCAAGTTATAGTACTTAAATTTATGCTTGACATTCATCAACAATAATATAGTTGATAAATATCAACATTATCTATTAAAGAAAGTATCTGAACAGCTCTAGCACTCATGAGTAACCCTAGTTCAGGGGATCTTTAAAAAATAGAGTGTTGGCGAAAACTTACTTGGTTGAAAAGTGCTCGTAAAGATGCCGTGCAGCCAGAAGAAACAAGAGGAAGAACATGAGTGCTGTCATCCCAGCTCATCTGCAAAGGAAAGTTGTTCTTGCAGCTCTGTCCTACGCATTCATTGAAGCGCTTGTTTCTGCCATTTATCGCCGCGTCACATTCTTTGATCGCAATAATAAAGCGAAGTGGTTTGCGCCAACAGTGCCCTCACTTGTTCACGGGTATTTTGGTATCAGTTCCGTTCGCTCGCATGCGGGTGTCAGCAAAGACCGGAATGGAAGCGTCGGCGGGAAACTATTCCATTGTCATGGGCCTGCTGTACTACGTTCTTGCTGTTTA
This genomic window from Pseudovibrio sp. M1P-2-3 contains:
- the chrA gene encoding chromate efflux transporter, which translates into the protein MSDKRKEPSLREEDQDANRFGGSPWEVLKVFSKLGVTSFGGPIAHLGYFRHELVERRRWLGEERYADLVALCQFLPGPASSQVGFALGLLRAGPLGALAAFIGFTLPSVVIMVAFAYGANLFGGPIGSGIIHGLKLVAVAVVSQAVWGMARSLCPDKERAAIALVALFIVVLITSAAGQIFAIGIGAVLGLWLCRSPIESAQPHIAFPVNRPVAIASRTCLFLLFFGLPFLSIGKEQHFLSVFDGFFRAGALVFGGGHVVLPLLENSVVEPGWVSEQTFLAGYGAAQAIPGPLFTFASFLGASMSEGGMGLWYALIATIGIFLPGFLILIGVLPFWNTISTKSLPRAAMRGANAAVVGILGAALYSPVFTSAVQTKLDLALALSGFTLLVVWKLPPWVVVLLLAFCGMLVSMYG
- the purC gene encoding phosphoribosylaminoimidazolesuccinocarboxamide synthase, whose protein sequence is MNRRRRIYEGKAKILYEGPEPGTLIQHFKDDATAFNNQKHEVIDGKGVLNNRISEYIFNHLNNLGIPTHFIRRLNMREQLIHEVEVIPIEVVVRNVAAGSLCKRLGVQEGTRLPRSIIEFYYKNDELGDPLVSEEHITSFGWATPQELDDMMAMAIRINDFLSGMFIAVGIRLVDFKIEMGRHIDGDLMRVVLADEISPDSCRLWDVESNEKMDKDRFRQNMGGMVEAYQDVARRLGILIDNERPSGSGPVLVK
- a CDS encoding DUF1476 domain-containing protein; translated protein: MTTFDDREKSFEGTFSATEQTRFKAVARRNKLLGLWAAEKLALDTAKTEELTTSLVSAEISHPDGDEVFKIVYESLQAGGVDQSEHQVRRTMDQLLAQAHEELKQNV
- a CDS encoding FUSC family protein, with translation MDQKGTPVLSFDYKVALRTAFIVTVAAIAGLAVHADDPWWAGISAFTVAHADWSGVFSKSFQRLLGTITGGVLGFMVAYAVRNEPLLQAAVLFALGALATYKHLTTSYGYAWLLGIATALIAMYFSLWDIEQMYERVLDRIFCVCIGVLVAGLGTYLLALPKHFRTSTVMVHGDPKTLPYKWIIRMSLCGGSVAVTAPIVFAGHDLTAMMQIVFTSLVCLSGNITSIRHLAAARFLGCGVGGSLGIFFVMLGIQSFFLWAILFFFAMFFLAGWHHNGTRWAYAGTQAGFAFIICAMTTSGPVASILPVLDRFYGIFIGIILTLVYLALFGIAQGEKLSWLVRREDRFNEK
- a CDS encoding phosphoribosylformylglycinamidine synthase-associated small membrane protein, with the translated sequence MSDDTGKIIRFMIIKAAVFILLPAALSVLAVLLLL
- a CDS encoding serine hydrolase, which encodes MIRKTGFAATAAFLLLTVSAQAFTQDEFDRAVEEIFSPLMETFDIPGLAVGITYQGKHYTYSQGLAERKNRRPVTGETIFELGSVSKTFAATVAALAEQRGVLDLHQPVSTYLDELKGSPFDRISVMDLATHTNKGLSLFTPKHTKSEAELLSYLGNDWEPLEGGDVRSYSNMGIGLLGAATASAMKTTYPQALEETLSLMGLSSTGVDVRESLMGNYAYGYARKGNKPIRSSTGIFGAQSYSVKSTANDMLAYLDYQLGESNLPSEINAAVERTHQGQTKTDYFTQAMVWERYPWPAPRAALEVASTFKYAGNPHPVGRLEKPETSKEAVFIHKTGSTRGFGAYIAMVPSERLGIVVLANKIYPNGERVKAALALTEEVLN
- the purS gene encoding phosphoribosylformylglycinamidine synthase subunit PurS, whose translation is MKARVTVTLKNGVLDPQGKAIEGSLGSLGFEGIAGVRQGKVFDLEISERDQEAAKADIEKMCEKLLANTVIENYAIEIL
- the purQ gene encoding phosphoribosylformylglycinamidine synthase subunit PurQ gives rise to the protein MKSVVILFPGSNRDRDMIKALEQISGKPVATVWHTETVLPDADLVVLPGGFSYGDYLRSGAIAARSPIMGAIKAAAEQGRHVMGVCNGFQMLTEAELLPGALMRNASLHFVCKEVKLETVNTNTAFTAGMEKGAVWRCPVAHHDGNYFADAQTLKQIEDHGQVAFRYAEGTNPNGSINDIAGVTNAKGNVLGMMPHPENLIENLHGGLEGRALFESAFANIAA
- a CDS encoding FUSC family protein, which codes for MDHREKIRPYFHHHEALRTAFIVTLGAFLALIVQANDPWWAAISAFTVSNADWRGFFAKAIQRTLGTVVGGLSGFAIAYALRDDPILQAVVLFVLSALSIYKNLTSYFGYAWLLGTATAMIPFYYSILDIEQMYEAMQDRIVTVCLGILAAAAVSVLLSPPHKWRASITMSHMDMGILPRRWVWRTSLSAGLVALTAPILFAGHDLGGMIQIVFTSLVCLAGDISSIRHIALSRFIGCAVGGSLGLLVVMMGIQYFPLWVLMFFVGMYMIAGWHHNGTRWAYAGTQAGFAFIVCVMTSSGPVDSIRPVLDRFNGIVIGISMTLLFMVLIGIAQGEAFLWWRRKTDPIDEK